The proteins below are encoded in one region of Marinobacter sp. F4206:
- a CDS encoding sigma-54 dependent transcriptional regulator, with product MSKNNKVLVLSDNESRRRDMVTILEFIGEEEVVAGDDALALLKSGDVDHLADVAVAIVNGEDKGVVDTVTSICSAVQGLPVLMVGDPSLKGASDEHTARVIARMEWPLNYTKFVDSLYRAQVFRDQYGRSRERGQQRGLQLFRSLVGTSRKVHQVRQLMEQVADKDVSVLITGESGTGKEVVARNLHYHSARRDKPFVPVNCGAIPAELLESELFGHEKGAFTGAITARVGRFEMAEGGTLFLDEIGDMPLNMQVKILRVLQERTFERVGSNRTQSADVRVIAATHKHLEDMIETGDFREDLYYRLNVFPIEMPSLRERVEDIPLLINELISRMEKEKRGSLRMNSAAIMSLCRHNWPGNVRELANLVERLAIMHPYGVIGVQELPKKFRYVDDYDENRPVEDSGMPSSVPGLIGLDAPALLPVNGIDLKDYLSNLEKQLIQQALDEAGGVVARAAEKLRIRRTTLVEKVRKYGLREEESEET from the coding sequence ATGTCCAAAAATAACAAGGTGCTGGTGCTGAGCGACAATGAGTCAAGACGCCGGGACATGGTCACGATTCTTGAATTCATTGGTGAAGAGGAAGTTGTTGCCGGTGATGACGCCCTGGCGCTCCTGAAATCCGGTGATGTCGATCATCTGGCCGACGTTGCAGTCGCCATCGTTAATGGCGAGGACAAAGGCGTGGTGGATACCGTCACGTCGATTTGCTCGGCCGTTCAGGGTTTACCGGTGCTGATGGTGGGAGATCCATCGCTCAAGGGTGCGTCCGACGAGCACACGGCCCGCGTCATTGCCCGCATGGAATGGCCCCTTAACTACACCAAGTTTGTTGACTCGCTGTACCGCGCACAGGTTTTCCGGGACCAGTACGGTCGCTCACGGGAGCGCGGTCAGCAGCGCGGTCTGCAGCTGTTTCGTAGCCTGGTGGGGACGTCCCGTAAGGTCCATCAGGTCCGGCAGCTGATGGAGCAGGTCGCGGATAAGGACGTCAGCGTCCTGATCACCGGTGAGTCCGGTACCGGCAAGGAAGTCGTTGCCCGCAACCTGCATTATCATTCTGCCCGCCGGGACAAGCCATTCGTTCCGGTCAACTGCGGAGCGATTCCCGCCGAACTTCTTGAAAGCGAACTGTTCGGCCACGAGAAGGGCGCGTTTACCGGCGCCATCACGGCGCGGGTCGGCCGGTTTGAGATGGCCGAAGGCGGCACCCTGTTCCTGGATGAAATCGGCGACATGCCGCTAAACATGCAGGTGAAAATTCTTCGTGTTCTTCAGGAGCGGACCTTCGAACGGGTGGGCAGTAACCGCACCCAGTCCGCCGATGTCCGGGTTATCGCGGCCACTCACAAGCACCTCGAGGACATGATCGAAACCGGCGATTTCCGGGAGGACCTGTACTACCGGCTGAACGTTTTTCCCATTGAAATGCCGTCGTTGCGGGAGCGGGTCGAGGATATTCCGCTGTTGATCAACGAACTGATTTCAAGAATGGAGAAGGAAAAGCGTGGCTCCCTGAGGATGAACTCGGCCGCGATCATGAGTTTGTGTCGTCATAACTGGCCGGGCAATGTGCGGGAACTGGCCAACCTGGTGGAACGCCTCGCGATCATGCACCCCTACGGCGTAATCGGGGTGCAGGAGTTGCCGAAGAAGTTCCGCTACGTCGACGACTATGATGAGAATCGACCGGTTGAGGATTCGGGCATGCCGTCCAGCGTGCCCGGCCTGATTGGTCTGGATGCCCCGGCGTTGCTGCCGGTTAACGGCATCGATCTCAAGGACTATCTCTCCAATCTTGAGAAGCAGCTGATTCAGCAGGCCCTGGATGAGGCTGGTGGCGTCGTTGCCCGGGCCGCCGAGAAACTGCGGATTCGGCGGACCACTCTGGTCGAAAAGGTTCGGAAGTATGGACTCAGGGAGGAGGAGTCCGAAGAAACCTGA
- a CDS encoding SOS cell division inhibitor: MADPQSYLDHVDQLMASMGRALSDQDWDELARLNGQVRPAVEPLMAALEAGTVAAEPVRTRLQELQQLVDAANQGATRARQEAQDALKGVNQNSHAAKAYQNISSNRPK, translated from the coding sequence ATGGCCGATCCCCAGTCCTATCTGGACCACGTCGATCAACTGATGGCCAGTATGGGGCGCGCCCTGAGCGATCAGGACTGGGATGAGCTTGCCCGGCTCAACGGTCAGGTCAGGCCGGCGGTTGAGCCTCTGATGGCAGCTCTGGAAGCGGGCACTGTGGCTGCCGAGCCGGTTCGCACCCGGCTTCAGGAGCTCCAGCAACTGGTTGACGCGGCCAATCAGGGCGCGACACGCGCCCGTCAGGAAGCGCAGGATGCCCTCAAAGGCGTTAACCAAAATAGTCACGCCGCCAAGGCGTATCAAAACATTTCTTCAAATCGTCCCAAATAG
- a CDS encoding DUF1329 domain-containing protein, with the protein MRNHVVAGIAAVLFGMSGHALSKVSPAEAERLESELTPVGAERGGNTSGSIPEWTGGLKTPPKSWAKGQIETNPFPNDRALFVITAENYHLYRDKLSAGHIRMLEQYGPEFFMPVYRTRRTAAFPEHVYDKSRKNAVQAELLDNGNGVRNTIMTSPFPIPKNGLEVIWNHILRYRGTEVAFRSASATPQTNGSYNPVVNDYEYFFAYSKKGAELEEIDNKIFYLKTDTISPSALAGTITLVHETLDQIRSPRLAWRYDAGSRRLRRSPNLAYETDLPNSSSLRSVDQKDMYNGAPNQYDWTLKGKRELYVPYNAYLLHDQDVQADDVIRPNHINQTLTRYELHRVWVVEAKRRTGIGHIYDRRVFYVDEDSWQILASEEYDEEGNLWRVSEAHNISYYSEPVFWTTMEMTYDLKANRYYVDGLSDGFPAYDFNPGFRGNDFTASAARRAARR; encoded by the coding sequence ATGCGAAACCATGTTGTCGCAGGTATTGCAGCGGTTTTGTTCGGAATGTCCGGGCACGCCCTGTCCAAGGTATCGCCGGCCGAAGCCGAACGGCTCGAAAGCGAGCTGACACCTGTCGGTGCCGAGAGGGGGGGCAACACCTCCGGAAGCATTCCCGAGTGGACGGGGGGGCTTAAAACGCCACCGAAGTCCTGGGCGAAGGGGCAGATCGAGACGAACCCATTCCCCAACGACAGGGCCCTGTTCGTGATTACGGCCGAGAATTACCACCTCTATCGGGACAAGCTGTCTGCCGGGCATATCCGGATGCTTGAGCAATACGGGCCCGAGTTCTTTATGCCGGTCTATCGGACACGTCGAACGGCAGCGTTTCCCGAGCATGTTTACGACAAGTCCCGGAAGAATGCGGTTCAGGCAGAGCTCCTGGATAACGGGAATGGCGTTCGCAACACCATCATGACCAGCCCCTTCCCGATTCCTAAAAATGGCCTGGAAGTGATCTGGAACCACATCCTGCGTTATCGGGGCACCGAGGTGGCGTTCCGCAGCGCCTCTGCCACGCCGCAAACTAACGGTTCCTACAATCCGGTGGTAAACGACTACGAATATTTCTTTGCCTACAGCAAAAAAGGCGCGGAGCTTGAGGAGATCGACAACAAGATTTTCTACCTCAAGACCGATACCATTTCGCCATCGGCGCTTGCAGGAACCATCACCCTGGTGCACGAAACCCTGGACCAGATCCGCTCTCCCCGTCTGGCCTGGCGTTACGATGCCGGCTCCCGCAGGCTTCGCCGTTCGCCCAATCTTGCCTATGAGACAGATCTGCCCAATTCGTCATCCCTCCGCTCGGTTGACCAGAAGGACATGTATAACGGGGCGCCGAACCAGTACGACTGGACCCTGAAAGGCAAGCGGGAACTGTATGTTCCCTACAATGCCTACCTGCTGCACGACCAGGATGTCCAGGCTGACGATGTTATTCGGCCGAACCATATCAACCAGACCCTGACCCGTTATGAATTGCACCGGGTCTGGGTGGTGGAGGCAAAACGCCGCACCGGCATTGGTCACATCTATGATCGGCGGGTCTTTTACGTGGATGAGGATAGCTGGCAGATTCTGGCCTCCGAGGAGTACGACGAGGAGGGTAACCTGTGGCGTGTGTCGGAGGCTCATAACATCAGCTATTACAGTGAGCCGGTATTCTGGACTACCATGGAGATGACGTATGATCTCAAGGCCAATCGTTATTATGTCGATGGGCTGAGCGACGGTTTCCCGGCATATGATTTCAATCCGGGATTCCGTGGCAATGATTTCACTGCCTCGGCCGCCCGACGGGCCGCCCGCCGCTGA
- a CDS encoding DUF6586 family protein: protein MASQWHSLVSQKLFLARTLLSQLENDSGPMKDRPATEAELAMGREAVIQGAIELLLRSRRLLLVMIARLYQKRSEEPATLDELAALIGEAPNDIARLRELESQPGSWWNHLDQMEASQSRPPVTRKSVSAENIIAVSADTGPDRSAQGLRRTLGAMKNFADDLEEQHSEW from the coding sequence ATGGCTTCTCAGTGGCATTCGCTGGTTTCACAGAAACTGTTCCTTGCTCGAACTCTGCTGAGCCAGCTAGAGAACGACTCTGGGCCCATGAAAGACCGGCCAGCCACAGAGGCAGAACTGGCAATGGGACGCGAAGCGGTAATTCAGGGCGCCATTGAGCTCTTGCTGAGGTCACGGCGCTTGTTACTGGTGATGATTGCCCGCCTCTACCAGAAACGGAGCGAGGAACCGGCAACCCTGGATGAACTGGCGGCGTTGATCGGGGAGGCCCCCAACGACATTGCCCGCCTGCGGGAACTGGAGAGCCAGCCGGGCAGCTGGTGGAACCATCTGGATCAGATGGAAGCTTCACAGAGTCGGCCACCTGTGACCCGGAAATCGGTCAGTGCAGAGAACATCATTGCGGTTTCTGCCGATACCGGGCCTGACCGCTCAGCCCAGGGCCTGCGCCGGACACTTGGCGCCATGAAAAATTTTGCCGATGACCTGGAAGAGCAGCACAGCGAGTGGTAA
- a CDS encoding cell division inhibitor SulA, producing the protein MEQLSFNQNLAYQQGALSHAVPPSAAPERRSVIRARRRPDRTDTAASGNVTEIILPEGQVENFQLLLPMLTQLNQEKRWLAWIDPPQALVSKWQKMHGIVAGELLVLRSTSDHSAQELAERALSAGTCHAVVMWTRKLGNSAFEALQRASANGSSHGVVLRQR; encoded by the coding sequence ATGGAACAATTAAGCTTCAACCAGAATCTGGCTTATCAGCAAGGTGCGTTGTCCCACGCGGTACCGCCGTCTGCGGCTCCGGAGAGGCGTTCTGTGATTCGGGCCCGGCGCAGACCTGATCGTACCGATACGGCGGCTAGCGGGAACGTCACGGAGATTATTTTGCCGGAAGGTCAGGTAGAGAATTTTCAGCTGCTGCTTCCAATGCTGACGCAACTGAATCAGGAAAAGCGCTGGCTTGCCTGGATTGATCCACCTCAGGCCCTGGTCAGCAAATGGCAGAAAATGCATGGCATTGTCGCTGGCGAGCTGTTGGTGCTCAGGTCCACTTCGGATCATTCGGCGCAGGAACTGGCAGAGCGGGCATTAAGTGCGGGTACCTGCCATGCCGTCGTGATGTGGACGCGCAAGCTTGGCAATTCGGCGTTTGAGGCCCTCCAGCGGGCTTCAGCCAATGGCAGCAGTCATGGTGTCGTTCTGCGCCAGCGTTGA
- the lexA gene encoding transcriptional repressor LexA, with the protein MKLTARQSQVLEIIRRYLDETGYPPTRAEIAAELGFRSANAAEEHLRALARKGAIEMVPGASRGIRLPEAEEDLGLPVIGQVAAGSPILAQEHIEDHVTLQPSFFSPSADYLLRVRGMSMKDIGILDGDLLAVHRTQDVHNGQVVVARVGEEEVTVKRFRKEGSKVYLIAENDEFAPIEVDLTEQQLFIEGLGVGVIRRSDLH; encoded by the coding sequence ATGAAGCTGACAGCAAGGCAATCTCAGGTGCTGGAAATAATCCGGCGGTATCTGGATGAAACTGGTTATCCACCCACACGTGCGGAAATTGCCGCGGAGTTGGGCTTTCGTTCAGCTAATGCGGCGGAAGAGCACCTGCGTGCCCTGGCTCGTAAAGGGGCCATAGAAATGGTTCCGGGGGCCAGTCGAGGCATACGTCTGCCGGAAGCAGAGGAAGATCTCGGGTTGCCGGTGATTGGCCAGGTGGCTGCGGGCAGTCCGATCCTCGCCCAGGAGCACATTGAGGATCATGTCACCCTCCAGCCCAGTTTTTTCTCGCCGTCGGCGGATTATCTTCTGCGGGTGCGCGGGATGAGCATGAAGGACATTGGCATCCTTGATGGCGATTTATTGGCAGTCCATCGGACCCAGGATGTGCACAATGGCCAGGTAGTTGTGGCGCGTGTAGGCGAAGAAGAGGTGACCGTCAAGCGGTTCCGGAAGGAAGGTTCGAAGGTTTACCTGATTGCGGAGAACGACGAATTTGCCCCGATTGAGGTGGACCTTACCGAGCAGCAACTGTTTATCGAAGGTTTGGGCGTGGGTGTAATCCGACGGTCGGACCTTCACTGA
- a CDS encoding amidoligase family protein → MSQSTGCKMPDILRTDDGKERRVGIEIELSGLGYDALVNLMARFLGTEPDLQSRYVTKLDTDLGSFTIELDSDPIKDLDLTDERLPDTIRELGGQAMEVIDAAAERVVPLEIITPPIPFSEVPRIEALSDKLREEGALGSREAIYYAFGLQLNPELPDLKPATLVRYFQAFAALYEWLKSRHQLDISRKFTTYIEPWSSRYTDLLMEDDYAPDQEQLMRDYLEYNPTRNRALDLLPLFAHLDSELLGQYVDDPRIKSRPTLHYRLPDCDIDNPSWHFSSVWNDWVILEQIASDASQLAELRRLFREKSKINLHNLTHSWLDTAAEWLHSRGYV, encoded by the coding sequence ATGAGCCAATCGACTGGCTGCAAGATGCCGGACATTCTTAGAACCGATGACGGCAAAGAGCGCCGCGTCGGGATCGAAATTGAACTTTCCGGACTGGGGTACGATGCACTGGTGAATCTTATGGCGCGTTTCCTGGGCACCGAACCCGACCTGCAATCGCGTTATGTCACCAAGCTGGATACTGACCTGGGGTCATTCACCATTGAGCTGGACTCAGATCCGATCAAGGATCTGGACCTGACCGATGAGCGCCTGCCCGACACCATTCGGGAGCTGGGCGGTCAGGCCATGGAAGTGATTGATGCCGCAGCCGAGCGCGTTGTTCCACTTGAAATCATCACACCCCCTATCCCGTTTTCCGAAGTCCCCCGGATAGAGGCGCTTTCAGACAAGCTGCGCGAGGAAGGAGCACTCGGAAGCCGGGAAGCGATCTATTATGCTTTCGGGCTCCAGCTTAACCCGGAGTTGCCGGACCTGAAGCCGGCTACGCTGGTACGCTATTTCCAGGCCTTCGCAGCACTGTACGAGTGGCTCAAATCCCGCCACCAGCTGGACATCAGCCGCAAATTCACCACCTATATCGAACCCTGGAGCAGCCGGTATACCGATCTGTTGATGGAAGATGACTATGCACCGGATCAGGAACAGCTGATGCGGGACTACCTGGAATACAATCCGACGCGGAACCGGGCACTGGACCTCCTACCCCTGTTCGCCCACCTGGACTCAGAGCTACTGGGCCAGTATGTGGATGACCCGAGGATCAAGAGTCGCCCTACCCTGCATTACCGGCTGCCGGACTGTGACATTGATAACCCGTCGTGGCACTTTTCCAGCGTCTGGAACGACTGGGTCATTCTGGAGCAGATCGCCTCTGATGCCTCCCAACTGGCAGAGCTCCGCAGGCTCTTCCGGGAGAAGAGCAAGATCAATCTGCACAACCTGACCCACAGCTGGCTTGATACAGCCGCCGAGTGGTTACATAGCAGGGGTTATGTCTGA
- a CDS encoding gamma-glutamyl-gamma-aminobutyrate hydrolase family protein, which translates to MSEPLGTGDEQPGLTIGISGPARKGTAHRLISLGIRLQGGRTHYIRPGSRTDVSLLDGLVLSGGTHVHPEHYNQQPMVTANYDRERDATDQRLLEEAERIGIPVLGICRGAQFINVFHGGSLCQNVTPFRVHTRHRPLLLPMQTVRVVKNSRLGHIMQSSMIGANRIHSQAIKRLGRNLRVVAVDNDLFVQAIENTHHQWLMGVQWHPEYLLYHSGHRRIFRQFVQAALDFKLGRLEPDSGKPDPDVNSEEE; encoded by the coding sequence ATGTCTGAACCACTTGGAACCGGAGATGAACAGCCCGGACTGACCATCGGTATCAGCGGTCCGGCACGAAAAGGCACTGCACATCGCCTCATCAGCCTCGGCATCAGGTTGCAGGGGGGGCGCACCCACTATATTCGCCCCGGGTCGCGAACGGATGTGTCTCTGCTGGATGGGCTCGTCCTGTCCGGGGGAACCCATGTGCATCCAGAGCACTACAATCAGCAACCGATGGTCACCGCGAACTATGACCGGGAACGGGATGCCACCGACCAGCGATTGCTGGAAGAGGCGGAACGCATCGGAATTCCCGTGCTCGGAATCTGCCGGGGTGCCCAGTTTATCAATGTGTTCCATGGCGGCTCCCTGTGCCAGAACGTGACGCCCTTTCGCGTCCATACCCGACACCGCCCGCTACTGTTACCGATGCAGACGGTGAGAGTGGTAAAGAACAGCAGGCTCGGGCACATCATGCAGTCGTCGATGATCGGTGCCAATCGCATCCACAGCCAGGCGATCAAACGGCTTGGTCGAAACCTCCGGGTAGTTGCTGTGGATAACGACCTGTTTGTTCAGGCTATCGAAAACACACACCACCAATGGCTGATGGGCGTGCAATGGCATCCGGAATATCTGCTATATCATAGTGGACATCGCCGCATTTTCAGACAATTCGTCCAGGCAGCACTGGACTTCAAACTGGGCCGCCTGGAACCGGATTCCGGAAAGCCCGATCCCGATGTGAATTCAGAGGAGGAATGA
- a CDS encoding SIMPL domain-containing protein, translating to MNRWKRATSLGLSLALVPALSLAGEVTLSGEGSVRYQPDSARLQFIAKAEHEMPQQATEQVAELMDQWREAIRQYQDRLQDYTDAMVNLYSRTLPVSERGEEPRKQAVASQTVTFHIDDLSLLNPLLEQAQAIGLNYNLGPGQFFHSDETGLEQEALSRAIANAQSRCEFVAQQLQQSCGDVVTININGGFRPVPMMMAEAKGSADAVSSVGVREVHATVNVTFELD from the coding sequence ATGAACAGATGGAAGCGTGCAACAAGCCTCGGCCTTTCACTGGCGCTGGTCCCGGCTCTGTCATTGGCCGGCGAAGTTACCCTCAGCGGCGAAGGCAGTGTGCGGTATCAGCCGGACAGCGCCCGGCTGCAATTCATCGCCAAGGCCGAGCATGAGATGCCGCAACAGGCAACAGAGCAGGTGGCCGAGCTGATGGACCAGTGGCGCGAAGCGATCCGTCAGTATCAGGACAGGCTTCAGGATTACACGGATGCCATGGTGAACCTTTACAGCCGAACGCTGCCGGTAAGCGAACGGGGCGAGGAACCTCGGAAACAGGCGGTAGCGTCGCAGACGGTCACCTTCCACATTGACGACCTTTCCCTGCTCAACCCCCTGCTCGAACAGGCGCAGGCCATTGGACTGAACTACAATCTCGGCCCTGGCCAGTTTTTTCACTCCGATGAAACCGGCCTGGAGCAGGAAGCCTTGTCCAGAGCCATCGCCAATGCCCAGTCTCGCTGCGAGTTCGTGGCCCAGCAACTGCAACAATCCTGTGGTGACGTAGTGACCATCAACATCAACGGTGGCTTCCGGCCGGTTCCAATGATGATGGCGGAAGCCAAGGGATCGGCCGATGCCGTTTCCAGCGTCGGAGTGCGAGAGGTGCACGCCACAGTCAACGTAACTTTTGAACTGGACTGA